The DNA sequence AAGCCATCCAGAAGGCGGGGGGCTGAGACCGCCTTGGCCTCTGCATCGGGAGGGCTATCGGACCTCGAGAAGGACGCTCTGGCCGAACTGGGCAACATCGGTGCAGGCAATGCCACCACCGCTCTCTCCCAGATGCTGGGCGACCGCATGGTGCGCATGACCTCGCCCCGGGTTGCCGTCGTGCGCCTGGCCGAACTGAGCGACTGGGTCGGCCCGCCCGACTCGCCCGTGGCCGCTGTCTACATGCGGGTCGGCGGCGGGCTGACGGGGTATGTGGCGCTGCTGGCACCGGAGGCCTCCGCGTCGGCCATTTTGAAGACCATCCTCCGGTACGGACACGAGCAGGTGCCAGGACTCGCCACCGGCTCGACGCCTCTGAGCGAGCGCAACCCGGCCGATCTCGAAGCGTCGGCGCTGATGGAGATCGGCAACATCGTGATCACCAGCTACCTCAACGCCATGAGCGAGATGACCGGGCTCACCCTGGTGCCCTCCGTACCGGCTGTGGCGGCGGACATGCTGGAGGCGGTGCTGGCCTCCATCCTGGCTGAGATCCAGACCGGCGACGACAACGTTTTGGCCATCCAGACCCACTTCGAGGGTGAGGGCGCCAGCCTGGACGGGCAGTTGATCTTCGTTCCGGGCGAGGGGCAGCTCGCCCGGCTTTTCGTGGCGTTGGGGATGACGGGCGAGGAGCCGGCGTGAACACTCCGGGCGTCACAACGGCACACGAGCCCGTGGTGGTCGTACGAATCGGGGAACTCCACGTGCTGCGCCGCGAAGGCGTACTGGTGGCCATCGGGTTGGGTTCGTGCGTGGGCGTGGCGCTTTACGACCCCGTGCGGCGCATCGCGGGAATGGCCCACGTGTTCCTGCCGGCAAGCCAGAACGGGTACTTTCCGTCGGATGCGCCCGCAAAGTACGCGGACACCGGTGTGCCCGCCCTGGTGTCGGCGATGCGTGACGCGGGAGCCAGCCCCCGGTACCTGGTGGCCAAGATAGCGGGCGGCGCTCAGCTGTTTCTCCGGGGCGAGCAATCGGCCCTCGACGTGGGGCGGCGCAACGCCGAAGCGGTGCGGGCGGCGCTGAAGTCCCTGGGAATCGAGATCGTGGCGGCGGACGTGGGCGGGAGCCGGGGGCGTACCATGCGGTTATATGCCGACTCGGGGCGGGTTGTGGTAACCACCCTGGGCCAGGAAAGCCGGGAGTTGTAAGGCATGCCGAAGCCTGTCCGGGTCCTGGTGGCGGACGATTCGCCGTTCATGCGCGCCTACCTGACCCGGGTGCTCGAACAGAGCGGTCGGGCGCGCGTCGTGGCTGCGGTGGCGAGTGGCACCGAGGTGCTCGACGCGCTCGAGCGCTACCCGGTGGACGTGGTGACGCTGGACGTGGAGATGCCCGGCATGGACGGGCTTGCATGCCTGCGGCGCATCATGCAGCAGCACCCCACCCCGGTGCTGATGCTCTCGGCGTACACCACGCGGGGAAGCGCCGTGACGCTCGAGGCGCTGGCGGCGGGGGCGGTGGATTTCGTCCCCAAGCCGAGCAGCCCCGTGAGCGCCGCCCGTTCCTTCGCCGACGAACTGCTGGCCAAGGTGGAGCAGGCGGCCAGCATCTCACGGGCGGTGCTCCAGAGGCTTAAAGAGACGGCGCAGGCTGCCGACCGGGGGAGGGGGAGGCGGGCGGCGACGGCTGCGGCGCTGAGTGCCCCGGGCGGCGTCCCGGCGCGGCGGGTGGTTGCCATCGGAGCCTCAACAGGCGGGCCGCCCGCCCTGGAGGCGCTGCTTCGGGCGCTTCCGCCCGGCCTGCCGGCCGCGGTGCTCATCACGCAGCACATGCCCCGGGGCTTTACGGCGTCTCTGGCCCGCCGCCTGAGTGACGCAGGCAACCTGATCGTCTACGAGGCGTTCGAGGGGGCTCCCCTGCAGGAGTCTGTCGGCTACGTGGCGCCCGGAGGGCTGCACCTTACGGTGGGAAGCGACGGGCGGCTTCACCTGGACGAAGGCCCTCCGGTTCACCACGTGCGGCCTGCGGTCGACGTCATGCTGCGGTCGGTTGCGCAGCACTTCGGCCCGGAGGCGCTGGCGGTGATCCTCACGGGGATGGGGTCGGACGGCGCCGAGGGAGCCCGGGCAGTGAAAGCAGCCGGCGGCCTGTGTCTGGCGCAGGACGAAGCAAGTTGCGTCGTGGCCGGCATGCCGCAGTCGGTGGTGAGGGCAGGGCTGGCCGACGAGGTGGGCCCCCCGGAGGCACTGGCGGTCTCCATCGCTCGGTGGGCCCGGGAGCGGCAGGGGAGGGACGAGCGGGGGGAGGCCGGCGCCAGCGGGGAGGGGTGAGCTAAGAGGTGAATAAAACTCGTGACGGGAGCGCCCACAGCCCTCTTCCGGACGTAGACCTGGCGGACATCCTCACGCCGGGTGAATGCGAGGCCGTTCAGATCGGTTCCGGCGACCCGGCCGGGTCAGTCAGCGGGTTGCCGGGTAACCCCGCGCCCTCGCCTGCCTCCGCTTCGGCACCGCCCGTTTCGTCTGAGCCCGCTCCCACTCTGTTGGAGGTGGTCGATGGACGCCTGCGCGTCATTCCGGGCAGCCCTGTGGGCGCCCGGCCCCTCATCGAGCCGGGGACCGGCGTCACGATCTGGGTGAACGGGGCAGCGATCACCCGCCCGAGGCGGATTGAGCCCACTGACGAGGTGTCGGCCGAGGCGGACGTGGTCGAACCCCATCTGTCCGTGTCGGTGAAGGTCACCCAGGATCAGATGCAGGCTTACCTGATTATCGAGCGCACCCGAGGGGCCCGCTACGCCCTGGCGGATGCCCCGCCCACCCTGCAGCTCAAGGTGGAGGCCCGGCTTGTCGAGGAGATCCCGGCCCCGCGCCCGGGGTTGGAAGAGATCAAGGAGGCGCTGGAGAAGGCCGGGGTGCGCTTCGGTTTGAAGTCCGAAGCCATCGAGCGGGCGCTGCGCGAACTCCCCTCGGAGCCGGTGCTCGTTGCCGAGGGCGAGCCTCCCCTGCCGCCCGTGGACGGCCGGGTGGAGTTCGCGTTCGAGGAACGCACGCTGCCGCCCGTCGACCTGGAGGCCGAGCGCATCGACCTGTTCGAA is a window from the Bacillota bacterium genome containing:
- a CDS encoding chemotaxis protein CheD; the encoded protein is MNTPGVTTAHEPVVVVRIGELHVLRREGVLVAIGLGSCVGVALYDPVRRIAGMAHVFLPASQNGYFPSDAPAKYADTGVPALVSAMRDAGASPRYLVAKIAGGAQLFLRGEQSALDVGRRNAEAVRAALKSLGIEIVAADVGGSRGRTMRLYADSGRVVVTTLGQESREL
- a CDS encoding chemotaxis protein CheC, yielding MASASGGLSDLEKDALAELGNIGAGNATTALSQMLGDRMVRMTSPRVAVVRLAELSDWVGPPDSPVAAVYMRVGGGLTGYVALLAPEASASAILKTILRYGHEQVPGLATGSTPLSERNPADLEASALMEIGNIVITSYLNAMSEMTGLTLVPSVPAVAADMLEAVLASILAEIQTGDDNVLAIQTHFEGEGASLDGQLIFVPGEGQLARLFVALGMTGEEPA
- a CDS encoding chemotaxis response regulator protein-glutamate methylesterase, with amino-acid sequence MPKPVRVLVADDSPFMRAYLTRVLEQSGRARVVAAVASGTEVLDALERYPVDVVTLDVEMPGMDGLACLRRIMQQHPTPVLMLSAYTTRGSAVTLEALAAGAVDFVPKPSSPVSAARSFADELLAKVEQAASISRAVLQRLKETAQAADRGRGRRAATAAALSAPGGVPARRVVAIGASTGGPPALEALLRALPPGLPAAVLITQHMPRGFTASLARRLSDAGNLIVYEAFEGAPLQESVGYVAPGGLHLTVGSDGRLHLDEGPPVHHVRPAVDVMLRSVAQHFGPEALAVILTGMGSDGAEGARAVKAAGGLCLAQDEASCVVAGMPQSVVRAGLADEVGPPEALAVSIARWARERQGRDERGEAGASGEG